Genomic window (Deinococcus radiotolerans):
TGCCAGCAGCGTCCTGGTGGACGCGACCACGACCTGCACCGCGCAGGGCCTGGCGGCCGGTAGCGCGGCGCTGTCCACCCAGCCCATCTTCACGTTTGCCAGTAGCAACCTGGGCGCAGCCCGTGCGGGTGCAACCGGGATCGTCACGGGCGTCGCGGCTGGCACTGCGGCCATTACGGCGAGCGCCGCCGGCATCACGTCGAACGCCGTGACCCTGAGCGTCAGCCGCGCGCCTACCCCAGCGCCCACCGGGACAACCATCATCTACAAGGGCTCACAGGCAGCGTTGAACACGGCCGCCTTCCACGGCGCGATCCGCGCGGACGGCACGGTCGCCTACAGCGTCCTGCGGGTGAGGGTCACCTCGGGAGCCAGCACCGAGTTGTACACCTACCGGGGCACCTCGAAGAAGGTGCTGACCCTCCCGTCCACTTCCACGCTGAACATAATGGCGCCCATGTGCATCGATAAGGCCGGGAATCTGGTGGTGCCGGTCGGTGAGCAGAGCACCTACGTGGACGTCACGAGCGGCGCGGTGACCGCCATTCCCTTCCCCACGGTGGACGGGGCTGGGGTCGTGCAGGTGGTGTGCCCGTCTGATAGGCGCGTCATCGGTTCAGAAACGGACTTCACGGGCCGGGACGACTACGAGTATGCGTTCGCGTGGACGCCGGGACAGAGCGGCGTGACAGCTTACGAGAAGGTGTTCAACGGGTGCGTCGGCTGCAACGTCAAGGACGCCAACGCCGCCGGAGACGTGCTATTTGCCAACGCGATCATCCGGGGCGGCGTGACCACGTTCTTCCCGAAGACGCCGGTCGATGCCCTGAAC
Coding sequences:
- a CDS encoding Ig-like domain-containing protein translates to MTLTCAASSVLVDATTTCTAQGLAAGSAALSTQPIFTFASSNLGAARAGATGIVTGVAAGTAAITASAAGITSNAVTLSVSRAPTPAPTGTTIIYKGSQAALNTAAFHGAIRADGTVAYSVLRVRVTSGASTELYTYRGTSKKVLTLPSTSTLNIMAPMCIDKAGNLVVPVGEQSTYVDVTSGAVTAIPFPTVDGAGVVQVVCPSDRRVIGSETDFTGRDDYEYAFAWTPGQSGVTAYEKVFNGCVGCNVKDANAAGDVLFANAIIRGGVTTFFPKTPVDALNFRGAALDEAGTVWGLSFTTTAEPIYLAQWTPGGVKQVTALPTGADWVVTDANNAGEVLLLRRIVDSKLEGGVELSSFVFRDGTLRPVTAPAGYQAALNAVGLDDQGQVLVRLRGQHSSYDDAWALIRS